TGGCATCGATAATTTAAGTTATGGCTTTGAAAGGAATATCCTGCCAATTAAAAAACACAAAAACTTTATTTTCATTTATGGCGATATCGCTAACCCTTATGCTTTAAAAGGGTTCCAGGCTGATGTAATTGTTCATCTTGCTTCGCAAAAAATTCCACGGTACACTAGCGCATTAAGAACGCTGGATGAAAATTATTTAATGCTTAGAAATATTGTTCACAAATGCATTGAAGACAAATCGAAAATTGTGTTTGCATCTACGAGCGATGTTTATGGAAAAAATTCTAAAATACCATTTCGTGAAGATTCCGACCTGGTGCTGGGTCCAACAAATATTAAACGCTGGGCGTATGCCGCATCAAAAATTTATGGGGAACAATATATCATCGCCAACAGCGAAGAATATGATTTGCAATACACCATAACCCGTTTTTTTGGTTCTTACGGAATTAACCAAAACCTTACCTGGTGGGGCGGTCCGCAATCTGTTTTTATTGCAAACGCATTAAAAAAACTTCCTCTTGAAATTCATGGCGATGGAAAACAAACACGAACATTCACTTATGTTGAAGATACAGTAAATGCATTGGTACATTGTATTATCAATCCTAAATCAACAAACGAGGTTTTTAATACCGGCTCAAAAAAATCGGAAGAAATTTCAATAACAGATTTGGCTAAGAAAATATGGATGATGATAAATCCGAATGAAGAAGCCAAATTGAATTTCATTCCTTATTCTACTTTCGGGAAATATGAGGATGTGATGCGACGCGTTCCTGATATCAGCAAGATTAAAGAATATTTTAATTTTGAACCACAGTGGACAATTGATGAAGGATTGAAAATTACTATTGACTGGCAGAAGAAAATAATTTAGATTTGAGATTTACGAATTTAGAATTACGATTTTGAATTCATAGCAAGAAAAAACAGATTAAATTATTGGACAATGAATGACTAAAAATGACAATGAATGACTATTTATTTTCTAATACCTGTATATAACGAAGCTGCAAATTTATCGGAGCTGGCGGTTAACATCACATCAGCATTGCCTTCTGAAAATAAATTTTATCTTTTTGTTGACGATGGTTCTGCTGATAATTCAGTAAATATCATAAAAGAAAAATTTTCAGATAAACCATATTTTATAATTACCAAAGAAAAAAATGAAGGTCCCGGCGATTCATTTAATCGTGGCTTTGAATGGATATT
The Bacteroidales bacterium genome window above contains:
- a CDS encoding NAD-dependent epimerase/dehydratase family protein, which translates into the protein MTNIIITGVAGFIGSNLAAKLLEQGHKVIGIDNLSYGFERNILPIKKHKNFIFIYGDIANPYALKGFQADVIVHLASQKIPRYTSALRTLDENYLMLRNIVHKCIEDKSKIVFASTSDVYGKNSKIPFREDSDLVLGPTNIKRWAYAASKIYGEQYIIANSEEYDLQYTITRFFGSYGINQNLTWWGGPQSVFIANALKKLPLEIHGDGKQTRTFTYVEDTVNALVHCIINPKSTNEVFNTGSKKSEEISITDLAKKIWMMINPNEEAKLNFIPYSTFGKYEDVMRRVPDISKIKEYFNFEPQWTIDEGLKITIDWQKKII